From a single Streptomyces misionensis genomic region:
- a CDS encoding LacI family DNA-binding transcriptional regulator, which translates to MVQKPNTPTSADVARLAGVSRATVSYVLNNTHSVRISEPTRRRVHEAARELGYVPHAAARSLRAGHSRTVLMPAPAIPAGPLYSAFLSEVQGALGRLDYTVVQYGSVGLEGDEAARAWAELRPVAVLVPGSGCGPRGVAILKRSGARAVVTLGPERVEGAHALLMDHEAVGRCAAGHLYQRGRRRIGVVVPAEPGLQPCSRPRLAGARQALRGTGATVAEVPLAYTEQSAARLAAHWPGLDAVFAYNDEYAMLLMRALQDEGLRIPDDVAVIGADDLMLGRLLRPRLSTVRIELPSGRYLAALVDRVVRETGGEPEVHRVLDVSVVHRDST; encoded by the coding sequence ATGGTGCAGAAACCGAACACGCCCACGAGTGCCGATGTGGCCCGCCTGGCCGGCGTCTCGCGCGCGACCGTGTCCTACGTCCTGAACAACACCCACTCCGTACGGATCAGCGAGCCCACCCGCCGCCGCGTCCACGAGGCCGCGCGGGAGCTGGGGTACGTGCCGCACGCCGCCGCCCGCAGCCTGCGCGCCGGACACAGCCGTACGGTCCTCATGCCCGCCCCGGCGATCCCGGCCGGGCCCCTCTACAGCGCGTTCCTGAGCGAGGTGCAAGGAGCGCTGGGACGGCTCGACTACACCGTCGTCCAGTACGGCTCCGTCGGCCTGGAGGGCGACGAAGCCGCCCGCGCCTGGGCCGAGTTGCGGCCCGTGGCGGTACTGGTGCCCGGCTCCGGGTGCGGGCCGCGGGGCGTGGCGATCCTCAAGCGCTCGGGCGCCCGCGCGGTGGTCACCCTCGGCCCCGAACGCGTCGAGGGCGCGCACGCCCTGCTGATGGACCACGAGGCCGTGGGCCGGTGCGCGGCCGGCCATCTGTACCAGCGGGGCAGGCGCCGGATCGGCGTCGTCGTCCCCGCCGAACCCGGCCTCCAGCCCTGTTCGCGGCCCCGGCTCGCGGGCGCCCGTCAGGCTCTGCGCGGCACCGGCGCGACCGTCGCCGAGGTGCCGCTCGCCTACACCGAGCAGTCCGCCGCCCGGCTCGCCGCCCACTGGCCCGGCCTGGACGCCGTCTTCGCCTACAACGACGAGTACGCCATGCTGCTGATGCGCGCCCTCCAGGACGAGGGCCTGCGCATCCCCGACGACGTGGCCGTGATCGGCGCCGACGACCTGATGCTCGGCCGGCTGCTGCGGCCCCGGCTCAGCACCGTCCGCATCGAACTGCCCTCGGGCCGCTACCTCGCCGCGCTGGTCGACCGCGTGGTGCGCGAGACGGGCGGCGAGCCGGAGGTGCACAGGGTGCTGGACGTCTCGGTCGTACACCGCGACTCCACCTGA
- a CDS encoding epoxide hydrolase family protein: MTAPQSLPLEPAPLHVPDEVLDDLRARLASTRPPVDEGNEDWSYGVPAGYLGELIAYWRDGYDWRAAEAAINRHEHYQVSVAGVPVHFLREPGRGPRPIPLILTHGWPWTFWHWSKVIGPLADPAAFGGDPADAFDVIVPSLPGFGFPGPLTGFPDVNFWKVADLWHTLMTETLGYEKYAAGGCDIGGIVTSQLGHKYAGELYGIHIGSGLPLDFFNGPRAWDFARNRPLTDDQPADVRARLVEMDRRSASHLAVHMLDGATLAHALSDSPAGLLAWLLERWNAWSDNGGDVESVFSRDDMLTHATIYWVNNSIATSMRYYANANRHPWAPAHDRTPVVQAPVGLTFVRYENPPGVHTTEERVRAFRSGPQAGWFNHVNVNAHDRGGHFIPWENPGAWVGDLRRTFRGRRP, encoded by the coding sequence ATGACCGCCCCGCAGTCCTTACCGCTGGAACCCGCCCCGCTCCACGTGCCCGACGAGGTCCTCGACGACCTGCGCGCCCGGCTCGCGTCCACCCGGCCGCCGGTGGACGAGGGCAACGAGGACTGGTCCTACGGTGTGCCCGCCGGCTATCTCGGCGAACTGATCGCCTACTGGCGGGACGGCTACGACTGGCGCGCGGCCGAGGCCGCCATCAACCGGCACGAGCACTACCAGGTGAGCGTCGCCGGTGTTCCGGTGCACTTCCTGCGCGAACCCGGCCGCGGCCCCCGGCCGATCCCGTTGATCCTCACCCACGGCTGGCCCTGGACGTTCTGGCACTGGTCGAAGGTGATCGGCCCGCTCGCCGACCCGGCCGCGTTCGGCGGTGACCCCGCGGACGCCTTCGACGTCATCGTGCCGTCCCTGCCCGGCTTCGGCTTCCCCGGACCGCTCACCGGCTTCCCGGACGTCAACTTCTGGAAGGTCGCCGACCTCTGGCACACCCTGATGACCGAGACGCTGGGGTACGAGAAGTACGCCGCCGGTGGCTGCGACATCGGCGGGATCGTCACGAGCCAGCTCGGTCACAAGTACGCCGGCGAGCTGTACGGCATCCACATCGGCTCGGGGCTGCCGCTCGACTTCTTCAACGGCCCCCGTGCCTGGGACTTCGCCCGGAACCGGCCGCTCACCGACGACCAGCCCGCCGACGTGCGCGCCCGCCTCGTCGAGATGGACCGCCGCTCGGCCTCCCACCTCGCCGTGCACATGCTCGACGGCGCGACCCTGGCCCACGCGCTGAGCGATTCGCCCGCCGGGCTGCTCGCCTGGCTGCTGGAGCGCTGGAACGCCTGGAGCGACAACGGCGGCGACGTCGAGTCCGTGTTCAGCAGGGACGACATGCTCACCCACGCCACGATCTACTGGGTGAACAACTCGATCGCCACGTCGATGCGTTACTACGCCAACGCCAACCGCCACCCCTGGGCACCCGCCCACGACCGCACCCCGGTCGTGCAGGCACCGGTCGGCCTCACCTTCGTCCGTTACGAGAACCCGCCCGGCGTGCACACCACCGAGGAGCGCGTGCGGGCGTTCCGGAGCGGCCCGCAGGCCGGCTGGTTCAACCACGTCAACGTCAACGCCCACGACCGCGGCGGCCACTTCATCCCGTGGGAGAACCCCGGCGCCTGGGTGGGCGACCTGCGCCGCACCTTCCGCGGCCGCAGGCCCTGA
- the trxA gene encoding thioredoxin — MSSTVELTKENFDDTVTENDFVLIDFWASWCGPCRQFAPVYEKAAEENPDLVFGKVDTEAQPELAQAFGIQSIPTLMIVRDRVAVFAQPGALPEAALTDVIGQARKLDMDEVRKSIAAQEGQGE; from the coding sequence ATGAGCAGCACCGTGGAACTGACCAAGGAGAACTTCGACGACACGGTCACCGAGAACGACTTCGTTCTCATCGACTTCTGGGCGTCCTGGTGCGGGCCGTGCCGGCAGTTCGCGCCGGTGTACGAGAAGGCCGCCGAGGAGAATCCGGACCTGGTGTTCGGCAAGGTGGACACCGAGGCGCAGCCGGAGCTGGCCCAGGCGTTCGGCATCCAGTCGATTCCGACGCTGATGATCGTGCGCGACCGGGTGGCCGTGTTCGCCCAGCCGGGCGCGCTGCCCGAGGCGGCCCTCACGGACGTCATCGGCCAGGCCCGCAAGCTGGACATGGACGAGGTCCGCAAGAGCATCGCCGCGCAGGAGGGTCAGGGCGAGTAG
- a CDS encoding dihydrolipoyl dehydrogenase family protein: MTETETIAYDVVVLGAGPVGENVADRTRAAGLTTAVVESELVGGECSYWACMPSKALLRPVIAQADARRLPGLAQAVQGPLDAPAVLARRDDFTSHWQDDGQVDWVEGIGADLYRGHGRLAGPRTVTVTVSDGTVTTLTARHAVAVCTGTRAQLPDLPGLADVRPWTSREATSAESVPGRLIVVGGGVVATEMATAWQALGSRVTLLVRGKGLLSRMEPFAGELVAESLGEAGVDVRVGASVESVTRENGTVVARTRSGERFEADEILFATGRVPQTDDIGLDTVGLEPGAWLDVDDTLRVTGTDWLYAVGDVNHRALLTHQGKYQARVAGAAIGARAAGTPLLDGPWGAHAATADHEAVPQVVFTDPEAAAVGLSLAEAEQAGHRVRAVDVEFSSVAGASLYGDGYKGRARMVVDLEDEILRGVTFVGPGVGELIHSATVAVAGHVPVSRLWHVVPSYPTLSEVWLRLLEAYRDN; encoded by the coding sequence ATGACGGAAACGGAAACCATCGCGTACGACGTCGTGGTGCTCGGGGCCGGGCCCGTGGGGGAGAACGTCGCCGACCGCACCCGCGCGGCCGGTCTCACCACCGCGGTCGTGGAGAGCGAACTGGTCGGCGGCGAGTGCTCGTACTGGGCCTGTATGCCCAGCAAGGCGCTGCTCAGGCCGGTCATCGCCCAGGCCGACGCCCGCCGGCTGCCCGGTCTCGCCCAGGCGGTCCAAGGCCCCCTCGACGCCCCCGCCGTGCTCGCCCGGCGCGACGACTTCACCTCCCACTGGCAGGACGACGGCCAAGTCGACTGGGTCGAGGGCATCGGCGCCGACCTCTACCGGGGCCACGGCCGCCTCGCCGGGCCCCGGACGGTGACCGTCACCGTGTCGGACGGCACGGTCACCACCCTCACCGCCCGGCACGCGGTCGCGGTCTGCACGGGCACCCGCGCCCAGCTGCCCGATCTGCCCGGCCTCGCCGACGTACGGCCCTGGACCAGCCGGGAGGCCACCAGCGCGGAGTCGGTGCCCGGCCGGCTGATCGTCGTCGGCGGTGGTGTCGTCGCCACCGAGATGGCCACCGCCTGGCAGGCCCTCGGCTCCCGGGTCACCCTGCTGGTGCGGGGCAAGGGGCTGCTCAGCCGGATGGAGCCGTTCGCCGGGGAACTGGTCGCCGAGTCGCTCGGCGAGGCGGGCGTCGACGTGCGCGTCGGCGCGTCCGTGGAGTCCGTCACCCGGGAGAACGGCACCGTGGTCGCCCGCACCCGTTCGGGTGAGCGGTTCGAGGCCGACGAGATCCTCTTCGCCACCGGCCGCGTCCCGCAGACCGACGACATCGGGCTCGACACCGTCGGCCTGGAACCCGGTGCCTGGCTCGACGTGGACGACACCCTGCGCGTCACCGGCACCGACTGGCTGTACGCCGTCGGCGACGTCAACCACCGCGCGCTCCTCACCCACCAGGGCAAGTACCAGGCCCGGGTCGCCGGTGCCGCCATCGGCGCCCGCGCGGCCGGCACCCCGCTGCTCGACGGTCCCTGGGGCGCGCACGCGGCGACCGCCGACCACGAGGCCGTGCCCCAGGTCGTCTTCACCGACCCCGAGGCCGCCGCCGTCGGCCTCTCGCTCGCCGAGGCGGAGCAGGCCGGCCACCGGGTCCGCGCCGTGGACGTGGAGTTCTCCTCCGTCGCCGGCGCGTCCCTGTACGGCGACGGCTACAAGGGCCGCGCCCGCATGGTCGTCGACCTGGAGGACGAGATCCTGCGGGGCGTCACCTTCGTCGGCCCGGGCGTCGGGGAACTCATCCACTCCGCCACCGTCGCCGTCGCCGGGCACGTCCCGGTCAGCCGGCTGTGGCACGTGGTGCCGTCGTACCCGACCCTCAGCGAGGTGTGGCTGCGGCTGCTGGAGGCGTACCGGGACAACTGA
- a CDS encoding TetR/AcrR family transcriptional regulator produces the protein MLYAVFMSSLPHPLPTPQEPTLLELGTAPEEPGLRADAARNRARLLEAAARLIAEHGVAGVTMEAVAAAAKVGKGTVFRRFGDRTGLLMALLDHSGRRLQADFLGGPPPLGPGAPPLERLRAFGIAVLYRSAEQLELQLAAQPEACRRFSHPAVQALRTHVTMLLRQIVPDADCELLSHTLLASLDPALIHHLTRQLGMPMERLEAAWVDLVARVTRTDPPT, from the coding sequence GTGCTTTACGCTGTGTTCATGTCCAGCCTGCCGCACCCCCTGCCGACGCCGCAGGAGCCGACCTTGCTGGAGCTGGGTACGGCTCCCGAAGAGCCCGGTCTGCGCGCCGACGCGGCCCGCAACCGCGCCCGGCTCCTGGAGGCCGCCGCCCGGCTGATCGCGGAGCACGGCGTGGCCGGGGTCACCATGGAGGCCGTCGCGGCGGCGGCCAAGGTGGGCAAGGGCACCGTCTTCAGGCGCTTCGGCGACCGCACGGGACTGCTGATGGCCCTGCTGGACCACTCCGGCCGGCGGCTCCAGGCCGACTTCCTGGGCGGACCCCCGCCGCTGGGGCCCGGCGCCCCGCCCCTGGAGCGGCTGCGCGCGTTCGGCATCGCGGTGCTCTACCGTTCGGCCGAACAGCTGGAACTCCAGCTGGCCGCACAGCCCGAGGCCTGCCGCCGCTTCTCCCACCCCGCGGTCCAGGCGCTGCGCACCCATGTCACCATGCTGCTGCGGCAGATCGTGCCGGACGCCGACTGCGAGCTGCTTTCCCATACCCTGCTCGCCTCGCTCGACCCCGCGCTGATCCACCATCTGACCCGGCAGCTCGGAATGCCCATGGAGCGCCTGGAGGCGGCCTGGGTCGACCTGGTCGCCCGGGTGACCCGCACGGACCCGCCCACCTGA